A region of the Sporichthyaceae bacterium genome:
TAGAACGGTCCGTGGTCCATAGCGAGCCCTTTCGTCTGAATGAGGTCGGACGGCGATTAGAGGGCTGTCCGTGGTCGCTACCAGATGCCGGACCGATGCGGGCTGATCAACCTGTCGGCAACCGTGGTCGCACCCAGGGCGAACAAGCCCTGGCGGGAAAGACCGAATGCCGGCGGTGAACGGCGTCGGTGAGCCGTGTGCGGGAGAACCACATGCACGGTTTGACGGGCGGGAGCTGGAAACGAGACACCACCGGCCAAGGCTACCGCCGTGGAACAACCTCGCGGGAAACCGCGGGAACACAAGGCTACGGGGGGGGCCTACCGCCGATCCATATCCACGCGCCCGCTCCCGACCCTCCTGGCGGCGCTTCCAAGGTAAGCACAGAAGCCGCCATGAGTGGATCTTGCGACCGGCGACGGTCTGATCTACGTGCGCTGTGGTTGTCGCTCGAGGTGGCGGTAGATGGTCTTGCGGGAGACGTGGAAGGTTTCGGCGATCTCGGCGACGGTGTAACGACGTTTGCCGTCGGCGCCTTTCTCGTCGTACATCTGTCGGGCGACGCCGATCTGGCGGGCGGTGAGTTTGGGTTTGCGCCCGCCGGTTCGGCCACGTGCCCGGGGCGGCTTCCAGGCCTTCGAGGGTGCCTTCGCTGATGAGGTCGGCGAGCATCGTGGTGACGATCCGGTTGCCCTCACCCAGGCCACCGACCCGATAACCGCCGGGAGACGCCCAAATCGGTCCTCAGGTAGGACTGCGCGCAGGTCGTGAAGGCCACGCGGACATTGACACTTCCGGTCCCGCTGGCGCTGGCGACGATTATGAGTCGGTGGAGTGCTCGGATAGCAGATGTCGCAGGAACCGGTCCGGGTCACTGACCGGGGTCCTTCTGGTGGGTGCTGATGGTCATGTCCAGAAACGCCGCTGTGCGGGCGTACCGCGTCACGCGATGGCAGCGGCCTGGTCCTGGGAGCCCCAGCCACCCGACATGGGCGTCACGGCTGGCCTGCGCGCTGGGGTGTCGCGCAGTCGGACGGGTGGACGTTCGGTGGGGAACGCGCGGATGGTGGCGGTGACCTCGCGCATGGTCGCCCCGATCGCGATCCCGAACACACCTTGACCCCCGCGCAGCAGGTCGACGACCTCGTCAGCGGTGCTGCATTCGTAGACGGTGATCCCGTCGCTGAACAGCGTGATCGCTGCCATGTCGTGAATTCCCCGGCCGCGCAGGTAATCGACCGCGACCCGGATGTTCTGCAGCGACACCCCGGTGTCGAGCAATCGCTTCACCACCGTGAGCACAAGGAGATCGGTGTAGGAGTAGAGGCGCTGGCTGCCGGATCCGTGGGCGCCGCGCAGGGTCGGCACGACGAGCCCGGTTCGGGCCCAGTAGTCCAACTGCCGGTAGGTGACCCC
Encoded here:
- a CDS encoding MerR family transcriptional regulator, whose translation is MDGYRGPAACKIVGVTYRQLDYWARTGLVVPTLRGAHGSGSQRLYSYTDLLVLTVVKRLLDTGVSLQNIRVAVDYLRGRGIHDMAAITLFSDGITVYECSTADEVVDLLRGGQGVFGIAIGATMREVTATIRAFPTERPPVRLRDTPARRPAVTPMSGGWGSQDQAAAIA
- a CDS encoding HTH domain-containing protein, with translation MYDEKGADGKRRYTVAEIAETFHVSRKTIYRHLERQPQRT